A window of Salvia splendens isolate huo1 chromosome 8, SspV2, whole genome shotgun sequence genomic DNA:
TGTTATCCTCCATGCATCGCACAAGGTTGCTAATTGTTGAAACACCTAATGTGTACTAGTTGTTGAAACAACTAATCCAACTGTACATGTTGCCTCAAAACGGAGAGGGGCCATTTCTAGAGCATAGATCATAAAGGTAAAAACAAAATACAGAAAATTCATAAACCATTGAGTTATTAACTTCTTAATCCACAAATTTCGGTCATTTTCAGATTTTGCACAAACTTTTTATATATCTCCATTAAGGAAGATaaatcaaagtataactaatattaagtatagactaaagtcccaaaatagtccttaacatattacgtttttttttattttggtctaaaacattatcttttgaatgattcggtccctcacatttaaaatcggatcacatttaaTCCGAAATGGACGGTTCCGTTAAAATGTAACGGTCAACGAGATTTAAATCAATTTTGACCGGTTTAAGaattataattatgttttattaaggGCTAATATCTAATTACCCTAATTAACCGAGGAAATCGCGTATATAGGCCACttggcctttaaaataacgcaaatgtacccattttgttatcaattccatttatgggaaaaacgccgatgaagttggcgtgttcataagtaaaaacgccattgagattggcgtgtctatactgtaaaacgccaacatagttggcgttttacaatgaCACCGTATTCTGCTCGTATTTTTAaccaaaatacttaaatttgAACACGCCAATCTGGATGGCGTCTTTACTTAATAAAACGCCAAgttcattggcgtgtttaacttaaaaacgccaacctgatcGGCGTCTTTACTAAAAGACGCCAACACCATTGGCGTCTTTGTTCAGAAGCATATAATAGCAGCAGACAGTCGCGAAAAATTAACCTCACAGACCAAATCCTTCGCAAATTTTCTCTAGCAGCGGCCAAATCCTTCGCAAATTCATCCGTGTCTTTGTGATTTCGCcctccattcatcaatcggtgctagtTTTCCCCAAATTCGTCCAatttattcggttagtatgcttatcttttacattattagagtaattgttggatacttagctagggtttgtaatgtgTTGCgatttgagttgaaatattgtgcaTATGGATTATTTGTATGACGGtagtgttgattattatgttggattgtttgggttaagtgaatttgtgtataaatttgattataaaccaaAATCGTAGGGTTTGATAgcttaaaaattgggcaaattgatttggtttatgtgggttttggttaatgtctttttttagtttgaaatgttaattttgtgtacattgttaggttgaaattgaaattgttaggttggTTAAACTAAAATTGGGTAAGTTGAATTGGTGGaaaattgatgtatattgtttattTGAACTGTTacttttgtgtaggtgaattgtgttatgatgtgtaggtgaattgtgttatgatgttgaaGTTGTGTATTGTGAATTGTTTGATATAggtgttccattttgtgatattgtattaaattgtttgtaataattgaatttgtttaggtttgtttgttgtttaatttggaatatgaatgttgtgtaggtgatttatggcatcttcttcaacttctcgtcgtcggctcttatgtggtcctgaggacccctccgtattatatctgcagagacaacacgtctctaataacatatgggcaggagtgccATCGGAAGACGTACGGTGTAGAAGATACGAAGGAATCATATGGGATGTTCCCATAAATCCTCGTGTTTTGGCAGTTATAGATGAGATGGGGTTCGGCGGGATGTTGAGGTGTGGTCAACCgaaagacattgaccaccatcttatcaccgctttgattgaacgttggaggccagagactcacacgtttcactttccagtcggtgaagcgactgtgagcTTAGaggacgtggaggtcttatggggcctcaaaACTGACGGTGAGCCTCtgacgggttacatccccagtaaggatgtcaactattggaaggatgtttgtttggattttcttgGCTTTATTCCAGATGCAGTTGATCTAAAAGAATTGAACTGgaagcagacaagcttatcaaaTCAACTGCGGATTGAGTTGAGTGATGACCACGAGCAATACATGTACAATCAACGTGCTCGTGTGTATTGTCTGCTGTTACTGGGTGGTCTACTGATCCCGAACGCTACCGGTAATAAAATTCCCTTCTTCTACCTTCagtttttcatggatatagaacaaTGTGCTAGCTATAGCTGGGGAGGTGCGACTCTTgcctgcttgtaccacaatctaTGTGAAGCTGCACTTGGTAAGAGGACCGATGTCGGGGGAGCTCTTACATTGTTACAGCTGTGGGCTTGGGAAAGAATCCCAATTATTAGACCGCAGATGCTGAACCCCGCGCCCGTAGACTACTTACCATGTGCAGTCACGTAAGTTGTCCACTAATTACTCTTTTAAGcataatttttattgatttttgtgttgttcgctcataatttaatttttgtagatGGACTGGTCGGGCCTCTTATGTAAAAGCACCGGGGCATTGCATTGAAACTTTCAGAGATCAGTTCTCAACAATGCATGCCAATCAGGTAATTTACGTAAACTAAATTGTTGCTAGTGTGTTGTTTTGATTGAACTTGTTTTGACTAAATAAGTTTCATAtctagtttatttggaggccgtATGAATCGCGAAATCTGCCGGATGTTTGTGttgccggtcgtcctatatggacgtcGATGACAACACTAATCTGCTGGAATATGGTTGAGCCACACATGCCACAGCGGGTGTTGCGATaatttgggattgtccaacctTATATCCCGATTGTCGACCGGTTCCACGGATCTGATTTTACGAAACAGGATCGACGTGGCAAAGCAGGTCGGAACTGGGTTCAGTGGCACGCCAATCATATACAAGATTGGCATAATAGGCACGACACGGTGTATGTTGATTTGGAGTACTCAATGGTGCCTGTTGCTACTGATGAGTACATGGATTGGTTTCGCCGGATAACCGTGGTGTACCTAACAAAACCTGGGGTGCATTCTCATGAGGGCTTCCATGAAACGGCGGCCTCTCATCACTACGCGGTAGATTTCAACAACTTTTCTTTGTTTAATTTCATAAGATGAAATGTAATTAACActgaaaattgtaggtggagacccTTCACAAAATACGCCACTTTCTTAGGGAGCAAGACATGTCAGGACGGCCGGATTTATTCACCATCTCGAGAATGGTTGAAGATGGCCTCCAGATATGTGGGGAAGCTGAGACGATGGACCACCGTCCTTCACAGCGCTCTGAGCTGGACCTTGACATGCCCGTGCGGCAAAAAGCGAAGGGGCGTGGAAAGAAGAAAGTTGGTGGAGAGTCGTCATcatcaaggatggatactcagttggttgATGATTCTGATGACGATTTTGtggctccacctccaccaagatctgccgTGCGGGGTCGTCACTCAGTCAGCCACACGGGTGGTACAGGAGAAGATTTCGGTCTCAGCGATCAACAAActccacctcggtcttctgCGAGAGACGACATTGATTTAGAGAATGCCGTCGTTgaagatactcctccgtctagaaTCCCTAAGACCAGCATCGGGAAGGGAATCCGTAGTCTGTTTATGCGTAAAAGGCGAGACGTGTGAACGTTGCCCGAACTTTTTATATTGGTGTTTTTACATTGATTTGAACGCTTTATATAAGTAATTTGATATATTGTATTGATATTGGTGTTTTTTCATTCATTTGACGTAtgtatattagtaatttgataaatCCGCTTTTTTATACGTGTGCATGTTGATAATTTGAACTCGTATAAGTTGGATTGGTACATTTTTTTGAAACACGCCACTCACGATGGCGTTTTTAACTTGAAACATTTTTCCAATCTTTTGCCACGCCAAGGCTGAgcttctgaacaaacacgccaagcTTACTAGGCGTCTTTTGAAACACGCCAACGACGATGGCGTTTTACCTATAAAATGCCATCGTCAATGGCGTTTttttaaacacgccactcaagATGGCGTGTCTAAGTCCGAAAATTTTTTTGCACTTTTCTGCCACACCGAGGTTGAggttctgaacaaacacgccaatcGGCGTTGGCGtctttaaaacacgccaacgaaaTAGGCGTTTCTAGGTAAAAACGCCAACTTAGATGGCGTTTTTAACACAAACCCGCCAACTTAGATggcgttttttattaaaaacgccatcttgagtggcgtttttaaaaaactaaatttTACATTTTGCATATTCTGTGACTTgctaaaatattagtaaaacaAAACAATGTTCTATTCAATAAATAACTACGACGCCgccaaaatataagtaaaacaGAACAAACAGAACAATGTTCAATTCAGCTAAATAGTTGTTACACATTCAGTTGTCTCGCCTTCTCCGGGTAAAGAAGCTACGGatacccttcccgattctggcggtggagagtctagacggaggagtatcttgcacaacgacattctctaaatccACCCTGAAATAATCGTCTCGCACAAAAGACCtaggtggagaatgtgggatatcactgagaccgatgtcttcgcctgtaccaccagtgtggctgacagaatgccGACCTCGAACtacagatcttggtggaggtggaggcataacatcatgatcggcatcatcagtgtggctgatagaatgacgacctcgaactgcagatcttgatggaggtggaggcataaaatcgtcatcggcatcatctaccaactgagtatccatccttgaagaagcattcgggcagttgcgtctgtcgtgccctggttgacggcaatgtttacatcggcgtcgggcgcgtggc
This region includes:
- the LOC121743966 gene encoding protein MAIN-LIKE 1-like; translation: MASSSTSRRRLLCGPEDPSVLYLQRQHVSNNIWAGVPSEDVRCRRYEGIIWDVPINPRVLAVIDEMGFGGMLRCGQPKDIDHHLITALIERWRPETHTFHFPVGEATVSLEDVEVLWGLKTDGEPLTGYIPSKDVNYWKDVCLDFLGFIPDAVDLKELNWKQTSLSNQLRIELSDDHEQYMYNQRARVYCLLLLGGLLIPNATGNKIPFFYLQFFMDIEQCASYSWGGATLACLYHNLCEAALGKRTDVGGALTLLQLWAWERIPIIRPQMLNPAPVDYLPCAVTWTGRASYVKAPGHCIETFRDQFSTMHANQFIWRPYESRNLPDVCVAGRPIWTSMTTLICWNMVEPHMPQRVLR